A window of Streptomyces caniferus contains these coding sequences:
- a CDS encoding MarR family winged helix-turn-helix transcriptional regulator: MGADVHDTGADGTTADGGPIGVDHVFLALERELAVFLRRARASSGELAREVHPDLEPSAYGLLVRLADAGTQRATGLAAFFGVGKATMSRQLHALEKLGLVAREPDPADGRAVLVRLTEEGRDRFTRVRTGRRAQYARRLASWDRTEVAELARLLHRLNAEQEGDEV; the protein is encoded by the coding sequence ATGGGCGCTGACGTGCACGACACCGGAGCCGACGGAACGACGGCGGACGGCGGACCAATTGGTGTGGACCACGTATTTCTGGCCCTGGAACGCGAATTGGCGGTCTTTCTCCGCCGGGCCCGTGCCTCGTCGGGCGAACTGGCGCGAGAGGTACATCCCGACCTGGAGCCCTCCGCGTACGGCCTCCTTGTCCGGCTGGCCGACGCCGGCACCCAGCGGGCCACCGGCCTCGCCGCCTTCTTCGGCGTCGGCAAGGCCACGATGAGCCGCCAGTTGCACGCCCTGGAGAAGCTCGGACTCGTCGCCCGCGAGCCGGACCCGGCCGACGGCCGGGCGGTCCTGGTGCGCCTGACCGAGGAGGGCCGCGACCGCTTCACCCGCGTCCGTACCGGCCGCCGCGCCCAGTACGCCCGCCGCCTCGCCTCCTGGGACCGCACCGAGGTCGCCGAACTCGCCCGGCTGCTGCACCGGCTGAACGCGGAGCAGGAGGGGGACGAGGTGTAG